A window of the Vigna angularis cultivar LongXiaoDou No.4 chromosome 3, ASM1680809v1, whole genome shotgun sequence genome harbors these coding sequences:
- the LOC108324869 gene encoding histone H1, protein MATEEPTVVVEPAPEPAATESPPEEKEEPKSEAKAKKTKEPKPKKVSRPRNPPTHPSYEEMIKDAITSLKEKTGSSQYAIAKFVEEKHKQLPANFRKLLLYHLKKLVAAGKLVKVKGSFKLPSTRPAPSSPAKKKPAAAKPKRKPKPKPAAKAKDTKTAKSKAPAKAKPAAKPKAKAPAKSKPAAKPKAAPKPKAAAAKPKVTKPAAKPKPAAAKPKAAKPVAKPKAKPVKAARTSTRTSPGKKAPAAKPAPKKVAAAAKKAPVKSVKPKSVKSPAKKTATKRGGRK, encoded by the exons ATGGCAACGGAAGAACCCACTGTCGTTGTGGAACCCGCACCCGAGCCTGCTGCCACCGAGTCTCCGCCGGAGGAGAAGGAGGAGCCCAAATCCGAAGCCAAGGCTAAGAAGACCAAGGAACCCAAACCTAAGAAGGTTTCTAGGCCCCGTAATCCTCCAACTCATCCTTCATACGAAGAG ATGATCAAAGATGCAATTACCTCTTTGAAGGAGAAAACTGGTTCCAGCCAGTATGCCATTGCGAAGTTCGTTGAGGAGAAGCACAAACAGCTTCCCGCAAACTTCAGGAAGCTTCTTCTATACCACTTGAAGAAGCTTGTTGCCGCTGGAAAGCTGGTCAAAGTCAAAGGCTCCTTCAAGCTTCCGTCTACCAGGCCTGCCCCTTCTTCCCCGGCCAAGAAGAAGCCAGCAGCTGCTAAGCCCAAGCGTAAGCCCAAGCCCAAGCCTGCTGCCAAGGCCAAAGATACCAAGACTGCTAAGTCAAAGGCACCTGCTAAGGCAAAACCTGCTGCCAAGCCTAAGGCCAAGGCTCCAGCCAAGTCCAAACCTGCCGCAAAGCCCAAGGCTGCTCCCAAGCCTAAGGCTGCCGCTGCCAAGCCGAAGGTCACTAAGCCAGCCGCTAAGCCCAAGCCAGCAGCAGCCAAGCCCAAAGCTGCTAAGCCTGTTGCAAAGCCCAAGGCTAAGCCTGTGAAGGCTGCCAGGACTTCTACTAGGACTTCACCAGGGAAGAAAGCCCCTGCCGCTAAGCCCGCGCCGAAGAAAGTGGCGGCAGCTGCGAAGAAAGCTCCAGTGAAGAGTGTGAAGCCCAAGAGTGTAAAGTCTCCGGCGAAAAAGACTGCTACCAAAAGAGGGGGTAGGAAGTGA